A DNA window from Hordeum vulgare subsp. vulgare chromosome 1H, MorexV3_pseudomolecules_assembly, whole genome shotgun sequence contains the following coding sequences:
- the LOC123410460 gene encoding MADS-box transcription factor 14-like, with amino-acid sequence MGEDLESLNLKELQQLEQQLESSLKDIRSRKNQLMHESISELQKKERSLQEENKVLQKELVEKQKAQAAQQDQTQPQTSSSSSSFMLRDAPPAADTSKHPAAIGVRAEDVAVQPQIPLRTALPLWMVSHING; translated from the exons ATGGGAGAGGATCTTGAATCTTTGAATCTCAAGGAGTTGCAGCAACTGGAGCAGCAGCTGGAAAGCTCACTGAAAGATATCAGATCCAGGAAG AACCAACTTATGCACGAATCCATTTCTGAGCTTCAGAAGAAG GAGAGGTCACTGCAGGAGGAGAATAAAGTTCTCCAGAAGGAA CTTGTGGAGAAGCAGAAGGCCCAGGCGGCGCAGCAAGATCAAACTCAGCCTCAAAccagctcttcttcttcttccttcatgtTGAGGGATGCTCCCCCTGCCGCAGATACCAG CAAACACCCAGCGGCGATAGGCGTGAGGGCAGAGGATGTGGCAGTGCAGCCTCAGATCCCACTCCGGACGGCGCTTCCACTGTGGATGGTGAGCCACATCAACGGCTGA